ACATTATTTAGGCCCTAAAAGAAAGACATCTGATAAGCTGTCTACTTTTGAGGCAGGGATCAAAGTAGTGGGAAATGCGCGTCAGCCTTTTTCAATAAAGTACTTTCTGGTGGCTATTCTATTTGTATTATTTGATGTTGAAGTAATCTTCATGTATCCATGGGCCGTTAATTTCAGAGAGTTTGGATGGCCGGGAATTATAGAGATGTTTATATTTATGGGCACGCTGTTATTGGGCTTTATTTATATCCTGAAAAAGAAAGCTTTAGACTGGGACTAATCAATTTAGATTGTTTCTAAATCCCTATCGCATAATTCATTTACTTTCAAAAATTGTAAATTTGTGGTTCATTCTTTAGTAGAATGGACCTTTTTTGTTTTAAATCATGAGTGACATCAACATTGTAGACGCGCCGCCAGGAATTGAGGGATCTGGCTTTTTCGCCACTTCTTTAGATAAAGTGATAGGTCTGGCACGTTCTCATTCTATGTGGCCCCTGCCATTTGCAACTTCATGTTGTGGGATTGAATTTATGGCTACCATGGGTTCTCATTATGACTTTGGACGTTTTGGTTCTGAGCGTTTAAGCTTTTCTCCACGTCAGGCGGATTTGCTGATGGTGATGGGTACGATTGCTAAGAAAATGAGCCCGGTTTTGAAGCAGGTTTACCTGCAGATGGCTGAGCCCCGCTGGGTAATGGCGGTTGGTGCCTGTGCTTCAAGTGGCGGTATATTTGATACCTATTCTGTATTGCAGGGTATAGATGAAATTATCCCTGTTGACGTATATGTGCCAGGTTGTCCTCCGCGACCAGAAGCTATTTTAGATGGCTTTGGTAAAATACAGGAACTTGTTAAAAACGAGTCTGGCAGAAGACGCGAGTCTGAGCAGTATAAAGAAATGTTGGCTTCATACGGAATATTATAATGGCAGAAGTGACTAATCATGATCTGACTGAATTACTAAGTGCCCGGTTTGGCGAAAAAATAACCAATGTACAGGAGCCTTACGGCTTGCTTACCATAGAAACAACTAAAGACGTAATCACGGAGGTGTTGAGGTTTTTAAAAGAAGATGGGCAGGCAAATTTTAACTTCCTTACAGATATTACTGCGGTTCACTATCCGGAGAAAAAACATGGTATTGCGGTGGTTTACCATTTGCATAGCATGGTAAAACGAATCCGCATCAGGGTTAAGGTATTTATAGACCAACATCAGCCTACCATACCAACAGCTACATCTTTATGGAAAGGTGCAAACTGGATGGAGCGGGAAACCTACGATCTGTTTGGGGTGAAATTTGAAGGTCACCCGGATTTGAGAAGAATACTGAACATGGACGACCTTGGTGTACACCCCATGTTGAAACAATATCCTTTGGAAGATCCAAACAGAGTTGATAAAAAAGACGAATACTTTGGTAGATAAGCATATGAACAATCAGCCGGTATATACAGATAACGATCCTCAGAGTGAGCTGGTAACCTTAAACTTAGGCCCAACACACCCTGCAACGCACGGGGTATTTCAGAATGTCATCCAACTGGATGGAGAGCGCATCGTAAGTGGTGTTTCTACCATTGGATATATCCACCGTGCATTTGAAAAGATAGCAGAACACCGCCCTTTCTACCAAATAACACCCTTAACAGACCGTTTAAACTACTGTTCCTCGCCCATAAATAATATGGGTTGGCACATGACGGTGGAAAAACTGTTGAACATTAAGATGCCTAAGCGCGTAGATTACCTTCGGGTAATTATTATGGAGCTGGCACGTATTTCTGACCATATTATCTGCAATACGATTATTGCGCAGGATACAGGTGCTACGACCACATTTTTGTACTTGTTTCAGTACAGAGAGCACATTTACGAGATTTACGAAGAGATTTGTGGTGCGCGCTTAACGACTAACATTGGTCGTATAGGTGGTTTTGAACGTGATTTTAATGACATTGCCTTCGCTAAGATTAATAAATTTCTGAAGGAGTTTCCTGTTGCACTGCGCGAATTTGAAAGTTTGCTGAACCGCAACCGGATTTTTATTGACCGTACTGCGGGCGTAGCTTGTGTAACGCCTGAAGATGCGCTTAGTTATGGATGGACCGGTCCGCTGTTGCGTGCTACTGGTGTAGACTATGATGTACGTGTAAGTGAGCCTTATGCTTCTTATGAAGATTTTGATTTTGAGGTTCCTGTAGGTACAAGCGGCGACATTTATGACCGTTACCTGGTTAGGAACGAAGAAATGTGGCAGAGTGTAAGCATTATTGAGCAGGCAATGGAGAAATTAAAACATGAACCTGCAGGAATTTTCCACGCTGATGTGCCTGAGTTTTATTTGCCGGCTAAAGAGGAAGTATACAATAATATGGAAGCATTGATCTATCACTTTAAAATTGTGATGGGCGAAATTGATGCGCCGAAAGCTGAAGTTTACCATGCTGTTGAAGGTGGAAATGGCGAGCTTGGTTTTTATTTAATTAATGATGGTGGCCGGACGCCTTACCGTTTGCACTTTAGACGGCCAAGTTTTATAAATTATCAAATGTTTGCTCCGATGAGTAAAGGCATGTTGTTATCTGATGCCATTATCAATATGAGTAGCATGAACATTATTGCAGGAGAATTAGATGCTTAAAGTAGAGGAACAACAACCTGTGGAATTTTCATCGGCTTTACTTGAAAAGTTTGATGAACTGGTTAAGAGATACCCTGAGGGAAAACAGAAATCGGCATTGTTGCCTGTATTGCACGAAACCCAGGCTGAGTTGGGCTGGTTGAGCCCTGCGGCAATGGACAAAGTTGCAGCTTACCTGGATATCCTTCCTATAGAAGTTTACGAAGTGGCTTCTTTTTATACCATGTACTTTTTAAAACCACAGGGTAAATATATGCTTGAGGTATGCCGTACCGGGCCATGTTGCCTGGTGGGTGCCGAAAAGTTAATGGGACATATCGAAAAAACGCTTGGTGTTAAAGAAGGTGAAGTAACGGCAGATGGTTTATTTAGCTGGAGAGGGGTGGAATGCCTTGCTGCATGTGGTTTTGGCCCGGTTTTGCAAATTGGCCCGGAATACACATTTTACGAGAACCTTGACGAGCAGAAGGTAGATAAATTGATAGAAGACTTACGCAATAAATAATGGGACGTAAACTATTATTAGAACATATTAACGTACCAGGCATAAATACACTGGAGGTTTATCGCCAAAAAGGTGGCTACCGGTCTGTAGAAAAGGCTTTGAAAATGACTCCGGAAGAAATTGTGGAGGAAGTTAAGAAGTCTGGATTACGTGGAAGAGGTGGTGCTGGTTTCCCTACAGGAATGAAGTGGAGCTTTTTAGCTAAACCTGAAGGTGTACCTCGTTACCTGGTTTGTAATGCTGATGAATCCGAGCCCGGAACTTTTAAAGACCGGTACTTAATGACCTATATTCCTCATGCTTTAATTGAGGGGATGATTGTATCTAGTTTTGCACTGGGTGCGAAGACATCATACATTTACGTTCGTGGTGAAATGATGCCACAAATCCGCATTTTAGAAAGAGCAATAGCAGAAGCTAAAAACGCAGGGTTTTTGGGCAAAAATATATTGGGTACAGGTTATGACCTGGAATTGTACGTTCAGCCTGGAGGCGGGGCTTACATTTGTGGTGAAGAAACCGCCCTGTTGGAATCATTGGAAGGCAAAAGGGGTAACCCAAGGATTAAACCGCCATTTCCTGCAATTGCAGGTTTGTATGGCTGCCCTACAGTGGTAAACAATGTTGAATCTATTGCTGCAGTTGTGCCTATTATTAACGATGGTGGCGATGAGTATGCAAAGATTGGAATTGGAAGAAGTACGGGTACAAAATTGATCTCTGCATCTGGTAATTTAGTTAGACCTGGTGTGTATGAAATTGAGTTGGGCTTACCGGTGGAAGAGTTTATCTATTCTGATGAATATTGTGGCGGTATCGCAAATGGAAAGCGACTGAAGGCAACTGTTGCCGGCGGTTCTTCTGTGCCTGTTCTTCCAGCTAACTTAACCTTGAAACTGGCCAATGGTGATCCGAGGTTAATGAGCTATGAATCTTTATCTGAAGGAGGATTTGCTACTGGAACGATGATGGGATCCGGTGGTTTTATTGCCTTTGATGAAGATCAGTGTATGGTAAGAAATACCTGGAATTTTTCACGTTTTTATCATCATGAGAGCTGTGGACAATGCTCCCCATGCCGGGAAGGTACTGGCTGGATGGAAAAGGTTTTACACAGACTTGAATACGGACACGGGAAAATGAGTGACATTGATTTGCTTGTTGACGTATCCAAAAAGATTGAGGGGAATACCATTTGTCCGCTGGGTGATGCCGCGGCATGGCCTGTTGCCAGTGCGATCAGACACTTCAGGGATGAATTTGAATGGCATGTAAAAGAGCCTTTAAAAAGCCTTGATACAAATTATGGTTTGGCTAATTATGCAGAACCTATTGCTAAAGCAGCAATTACTACAGAAAATTAACAAGAATATCATTAACAATGAGTGATAAAGTTAAGGTAACCATAGACGGGATAAGTGTTGAAGTAGCACCCGGTACGTCGATTCTAAATGCCGCGAGACAAATAGGTGGAGACATTGTGCCTCCTGCTATGTGCTATTATTCCAAACTGGAAGGTAGTGGTGGAAAGTGTCGTACCTGTATCGTAAAAGTGAGTAAAGGTTCTGAGAAGGACCCGAGGCCAATGCCTAAATTGGTTGCTTCTTGCCGTACCACCGTTATGGATGGCATGGAAGTGCAGAATATTACTTCACCGGAGGTTTTGGAAGCGAGAGCTGGTGTGGTAGAAATACTGCTCATTAACCACCCTCTGGACTGTCCGGTTTGTGACCAGGCGGGTGAATGCGATTTGCAAAACCTGGGTTATGAGCACGGTTTACAAAAAACAAGATATGAATTTGAACGCCGTACATTTGAACGGATAGACATAGGAGATAAGATTCAGCTGCACATGAACAGGTGCATTTTATGTTACCGTTGTGTATTTACTGCTGATCAGATTACGAATAAGCGCGTGCACGGGATCTTAAACCGTGGAGATCATTCGGAAATTTCTACCTATATCCAAACTGCTGTAGAGAATGATTTCTCTGGAAATGTGATTGACGTTTGCCCGGTTGGCGCATTAACTGATAAAACCTTCCGCTTTAAAAACAGGGTTTGGTTTACCAAGCCTATTGACGCGCACAGAGATTGCCCTACCTGCAGTGGTAAGGTAACTTTATGGTACAAGGGCGAAGACGTGTTAAGGGTTACGGCACGTAAAGATATTTATGGTGAGGTAGAGGAGTTTATCTGCAACACTTGTCGTTTTGACAAAAAGAAGACTGCTGACTGGATGATTGAACATCCTACACACATTAGTGATGCTTCTGTAATTGCATCAAACCACTACGAGACGATGAAGCCCCTGCCTGTAATTCAGGAAAATGAGCGTTTGAAATTGGCGAACAGGATTGAACTTGAAAAAACCAGTAAATTCTAATGGAAATAGCATTTGTTATAGAAAAGTTTGTTTTAGTTGCCATTATATTTGGGATTAGCCTGGTGATAGCCATGTATTCTACCTATGCGGAAAGAAAAGTGGCGGCATTTTTACAAGATAGGTTAGGGCCGGACCGCGCTGGTCCTTTTGGTATTTTGCAGCCGCTTGCTGATGGTTTGAAGATGTTCATGAAGGAAGAAATTGTTCCCACAAATTCAAGCAAATGGCTTTTTATGGTTGGGCCGGGCCTTGCCATGCTTACCGCCTGTATCGGTACTGCCGTGATTCCCTGGGGAAGCCCTATTGCTATTGGCGACAGGATTATTCCTTTGCAGGTTACTGACATCAATGTGGGTGTACTCTATATTTTTGGGGTGGTGTCTTTAGGCGTTTACGGTGTAATGATTGGTGGATGGGCTTCAAACAATAAATATTCATTATTGAGCGCTATTCGTGCGGCTTCGCAAAATATCAGTTATGAAATTGCCATGGGGCTTTCTGTAATTGCTTTATTGCTGGTTACGAACTCCATGAGCTTGAAGGAAATTGTGGAGCAGCAGCATGGATGGCACTGGAACGTATTGTACCAGCCACTTGGTTTTATCATTTTTATAGTTTGTTCATTTGCGGAAACCAATAGGGCACCTTTTGATTTACCGGAGTGTGAGACTGAGCTGATTGGTGGTTATCATACAGAGTATTCCTCTATGAAACTAGGTTTTTACCTGTTTGCTGAATACATCAATATGTTTGTCTCATCAGCAGTTATGGCAACTCTTTATTGGGGAGGTTACAATTATCCGGGTATGGATTGGGTACTTACCCAGGTTGGGCCTACTATAGCACCGGTAATTGGGGTAATTGTATTATTTGCTAAGATATTTGCATTCATCTTTTTCTTTATGTGGGTGCGCTGGACAATTCCACGTTTCCGCTACGATCAACTGATGCATTTGGGTTGGAAAATGCTGATTCCGCTGGCTATAGCAAATGTGATCATAACAGGTTTGGTAATTGCATATTTTGAGAAATTTTAATGGAACCACTAACCAATAAAAAGAAAGTATTAGCGCAGAAACCGCTAACGTTTGCAGAGCGCATGTACTTGCCTGCCATTGCAAAAGGTCTGACCATTACGATGAGCCACTTTTTTAAAAAGCAGGCCACCATCAGGTATCCGGAGGAAGAGCGTGAATTCTCTACTAACTTTAGGGGAATGCATTCCCTGAAGCGTGATGAGGAAGGAAGAGAAAGGTGTACTGCTTGTGGACTATGTGCCTTATCCTGCCCTGCTGAAGCGATTACCATGATTGCAGCGGAACGTAAACCTGAAGAGAAAGCAATTTACCGCGAGGAGAAATATGCGGCCGTTTACGAGATCAATATGTTACGCTGTATTTTTTGCGGACTATGCGAGGAGGCTTGCCCTAAAGAGGCAATTTATCTTGATGGACCAATTGTGCCAGCAGATTATTTACGTAAGGATTTTATTTACGGCAAGGATAAACTGGTGGAAGCGCCGTTAGAGCAAAAATAATGGCTTTGTTGCTTTGGGTGACGAGGTAAATGAATAGTTAATTAATAAATAAAACAAAATATAAATGGGTACATCGGTATTCTATTTGGTAGCAACGTTGAGCATCTTCTTTTCACTGATGGTTATTTTTTCAAAAAACCCGGTGCATAGTGTGTTGTATTTGATTATCACGTTTTTCACGTTTACAGTACACTACATTTTGCTGAACGCGCAATTTTTAGCAGTGGTTAACTTCATTGTTTACATGGGGGCCATCATGGTGCTCTTTCTGTTTGTGCTTATGCTACTGAACCTGAACAAAGAGAATGAGCCTTTAAAATCGGGATTGGTAAAGGTACTGGGTATTGTGGCAGGTTGCTGTTTACTTGTTACCCTTGTAGGTGCCTTAAAAGCAACTTCTATCTCAAGCCCGCTGATCTTAAAAAATCCAAACCTGGGTCTGGTTAAAAATTTAGGTAAGGAATTATTCGGGCCGTTTATGCTGCCCTTTGAACTGTCTTCTATTCTGTTGCTTACGGCAATGGTGGGCGCAGTATTGTTAACTAAAAAAGAGAAAGTATAATGAATACGCTAAGCCAGGAACTTCAGAGTGTACCGCTGGACCATTACATTTTGTTGAGTGCTATTATTTTTACAATTGGTGTAGTTGGGGTGCTTACCCGTAGAAATGCTATTGTGATATTTATGTCGGTAGAGCTGATGCTGAATGCCGTAAACTTGCTGTTGACAGCCTTTTCAGTGCACAATAACGATCCTTCGGGCCAGGTGTTTGTGTTTTTTATCATGGCCCTGGCTGCCGCTGAGGTTGCCGTAGGCTTGAGTATCATTGTGATGGTATTTAGAAATACCAACTCTACAGATGTTAATGTATTGAATCGCCTTAAGTGGTAATAAATAAGAATAGAATTATAAGATGATCATAGATTTAGTTTGGCTGGTTCCGTTAATCCCTCTTCTTGGCTTTGTAATTAATGGCCTTGGGAGAAATACATTGTCGAAAAGCGTTATCGGCTTTATAGGAAGCGGCGTCATATTCGTTTCGTTTGCCATAAGTGTTGCTATATTTTTTGAGTTGGGTGCTGATGCCAATAAATCACACGAGATCTTTTTGTTCGACTGGATTAGTGCTGGGGCATTACACATTCCGCTTGCTTTTCTTGCAGACCCGCTAAGCAGCATTATGCTGTTGATTATTACAGGTGTAGGTTTTCTGATCCACATTTATTCTATTGGATATATGCACGATGATGAGGGCTTCGGTAAGTTTTTTAGCTACCTGAACCTCTTTATCTTTTTCATGTTATTGCTGGTTTTAGGCTCTAACTACATCGTAATGTTTATTGGCTGGGAAGGTGTAGGTTTATGTTCTTACCTGTTAATCGGTTTCTGGTTTACAAATGCAAGTTATGCTTCAGCTGCTAAAAAAGCATTTGTAATGAACAGAATTGGGGACCTTGGGTTTTTGCTTGGTGTCTTTTTATTGTTTACGACCTTTGGTAGTGTAGAATTTAGTAAGATCTTTCCTCAGGCAGCTAACATGATGCCGGGAAACACCACAATTGCTTTAATTGCGCTGTTGTTATTTATTGGTGCCTGCGGTAAATCTGCACAGCTGCCATTATTTACCTGGTTGCCGGATGCGATGGCGGGACCAACACCGGTATCCGCATTGATCCATGCTGCTACCATGGTTACCGCTGGAATTTATATGATTGCGCGTTCTAATGTATTATTTGACCTGGCTCCAATGGTACAACATGTGATTGCCATTGTTGGATTGGCTACAGCAGTTGTAGGTGCGTTAATTGCCATTACGCAAACAGACATTAAAAAAGTACTTGCCTATTCTACCGTATCACAATTGGGTTATATGTTTTTGGGTTTAGGTGTGGGTGCTTATGATGGCGCTTTTTTCCATGTGATTACCCATGCGTTTTTTAAAGCGTTACTATTTCTTTGTGCGGGATCTGTAATCCATGCCTTGCACCACGAGCAGGATATGAGACATATGGGCGGATTGCGTAAAAAACTGCCTGTTACTTTTGCCACCATGTTAATCGGTACCCTTGCTATCTCAGGTATTCCTCCATTGTCGGGCTTCTTCTCTAAAGATGAAATTCTTGCACATGTTTATGAGCACAATCAGATCATGTGGGCGGTGGCCGTATTTACAGCATTTTTAACAGCTTTCTATATGTTCAGGATGTTGTTCCTTACTTTTTACGGTACTTATCGTGGAACACACCATGCAGAGGAAAAGATTCATGAATCGCCTAAAACATTGACAATTCCTTTAATTGTACTTGCTGTACTGTCAACTATCGGCGGTTTGATGGGGGTTCCTGAAGTATTAGGCGGAAATCACTGGTTATCACATTGGTTGTCGCCAGTTATTCATCATCATGCTGAAGCTGGTGATCATGCTACAGAATACATGCTGATGGCGGTTTCTGTAATTGGCGTGTTAATCTCCATAACATTTGCTTATGTAAAATACGGTAAGAACGGACATGTGCCGGTGGCAGATGAAGGGAAGCGTCCTGCATTGGCGAGCTGGTCTTATCATAAGTTTTATATTGATGAACTGTATGACTTCATCATCAGAAAACCCCTGGATGCATTTTCAACTTTCTTCTATAAAATTGTAGACCGCAAGATTATAGATGGCATTGTGAATGGTTTTGGGTGGAGTGCAACAGAAGCAAGTAAAGGATTGCGACTGGTACAGTCAGGAAATGTAGGTTTTTATATTTTCATGATGGTTGTGGGTATTGTCTCCTTGTTATTGTATACTTATTTATCTCTATAAAAGATCGTTCAGGAAAACATAATGGAACAACTTTTAATACTTCTTATACTTATACCACTGCTGGGAGCCTTGGTTACCGCATTTTCAGGAAATGGTGCAAAGCGCGTGGCGCTTGTAAACGCAATTGTTTCTTTGGTTCTTACCTTGGTTATGGCCTGTAGTTTTGTACCAGACGCAAGTACACAGTTTGTCTTTAATTACCCATGGATTGCTGATCTTGGGATTAGCTTTCATGGCGGGGTTGATGGCATTAGCATGGTTACCGTATTGTTAACCAATGTACTGATACCAATAATCATTTTAGCAAGTTACAAGCATGATTATAAAAACCCGGCGGCCTTTTTTGCGCTGATTTTATTTATGCAGGCTGGCCTTTTGGTGGTATTTACTGCAATGGATGCCTTTCTGTTTTACATTGGCTGGGAAGCGGCGTTAATCCCAATTTATTTTATTTGCGCCATTTGGGGCGGAAAAGACCGGATAAAAGTGAACATGAAGTTTTTTGTGTACACTATTGCGGGTTCTTTATTCATGTTAATGGGGATCATTTACCTGTACCTTCAAAATCCACAGCATAATTTTAGCATTGAAGCTTTTTATAATCTTAGTCTTGATGCTTATCAGCAAGGTTGGATTTTTTGGGCTTTCTTTATTGCCTTTGCCATTAAGATGCCGATTTTTCCATTTCATACCTGGCAGCCTGACACCTATACCGAGGCTCCTGCAGCAGGAACGATGTTGCTTTCTGGTATTATGCTTAAGATGGGTATTTACGGTGTTATCAGGTGGTTGCTTCCAATTGTGCCGCTTGGTGTTGAAGAATGGAAAGCAACAGTAATGATCTTATCTGTAATTGGTATTGTATATGCCTCGCTAATTGCTTTTAAGCAAAAGAATGCGAAACGTTTGGTTGCTTATTCTTCCATTGCCCACGTTGGATTGATTGCTGCAGGTATTTTTGCCTTTAACACACAGGGATTACAGGGGGCAATGGTTCAAATGTTAAGTCACGGTATCAACGTTGTGGGTTTGTTTTTTGTGCTGGATATTATTTACAGCAGGTTACAAACCAATAAAATTGAAGAGTTGGGTGGTTTGGCAAAGGTTGCACCCAAACTTGCTATTACATTTTTAATTATTGTTTTGGGTACAGTGGCACTTCCGGGTACAAATGGATTTATTGGTGAATTTCTGTTGTTAATGGGGGTATACCAATATGGTATCTGGACCGTGATATTCGCCGGGCTAACCATTATTTTTGGTGCCGTTTATATGTTCAGGATGTATCAGGGCATTATGCTGGGGAAAACAAATGAACTTACAATAGGATTTAAAGATATTGAAGGCGTTGAAAAAGTAGTATTGTATACCATCTGCGCACTAATTATTATTTTGGGTGTGTATCCAAAGCCTGTTTTACACCTTTCTGAAGCCGCTATCCAGCATCTGATTGAACACATCAATTTAAAATTAACTCCGGTAAACTAAGCAAATGAATATTATCATCACAATTACGGTTACAGCTTTACTAGTACTTTACGCAGGGTTGTTTAACGCTAAAAAGGCATTATTGCCCCTTACATTAATTGGTTTGCTTACTTCGCTTGCATTTGTTTTTTGCTCATGGAACGCTGATGAATCTTTTTATGGAATGATGCGAATGGATAATTTTGCACTTGCATTTTCTGGTATCACGATATTAGGCTCTATATTTATATTTCTGCTTACCCAAAACTATTTTGCTAAAGACAGCGAGAATGTTGCTGAATACTTTACCCTTATTCTTTTTGCCCTGGCAGGAATTGTAATTATGGTTTCCTACACCAATATGGCCATGTTGTTTATAGGGATAGAGATTATGTCGGTAAGTTTATATATCCTGGCAGGTATCCGTAAAAATAATTTTGCTTCTAATGAAGCTTCTTTAAAGTACTTTTTGATGGGTGCTTTTTCTACCGGATTTTTACTGTTTGGTATTGCGTTGATTTACGGCGCTACTGGTTCATTTAGTCTTCCGGTAATTAGTGAGTACCTGCTTGCAAACTACGCAACTGTTTCTCCCTTATTTTACCCTGGTTTAATTTTGATGATGATTGGAATGTGCTTTAAAATTGGTGCTGCCCCATTTCATTTCTGGACGCCGGATGTTTATGAGGGCGCTCCGAGTTTAATTACAGGCTTTATGTCTACCGTTGTAAAAACTGCAGGTTTTGCCGCTTTTTTACGCTTGTTTGCAGGTACATTTGCGCCATTGCATGATTTCTGGTTGCCGCCATTGATAGTTATTGTGTGCCTGACCTTACTGATTGGGAATGTGACCGCTTTGTTTCAGAAGAATTTTAAAAGAATGCTTGCTTATTCGAGTATCTCTCACGCAGGATATTTACTTTTCTCTTTAGTGACTTTGACTGCTCATTCTGCAAATAACGTGTTGGTTTATGCAGCAGCTTATACCTTTGCAAGTATTGCTGCATTTGCTGTATTAATTTTGGTTAAGCAAAAGACCGGTAGCGATACCTTTGAAAGTTTCAATGGTTTAGCAAAGAAAAACCCTTTTACTGCGTTTGTACTCACTATAGCCATGTTGTCGCTTTCCGGAATTCCTTTAACGGCGGGTTTTATGGGTAAATATCTGATGTTTTTGAATGTGATGAACGACTACCAGGTTTATTTGGTTGGGTTTGCCATTTTAAACGCACTGGTTGGTTTCTATTACTATTTTAGGGTAATTGTAGCGATGTA
The nucleotide sequence above comes from Pedobacter sp. MC2016-14. Encoded proteins:
- the nuoL gene encoding NADH-quinone oxidoreductase subunit L; amino-acid sequence: MIDLVWLVPLIPLLGFVINGLGRNTLSKSVIGFIGSGVIFVSFAISVAIFFELGADANKSHEIFLFDWISAGALHIPLAFLADPLSSIMLLIITGVGFLIHIYSIGYMHDDEGFGKFFSYLNLFIFFMLLLVLGSNYIVMFIGWEGVGLCSYLLIGFWFTNASYASAAKKAFVMNRIGDLGFLLGVFLLFTTFGSVEFSKIFPQAANMMPGNTTIALIALLLFIGACGKSAQLPLFTWLPDAMAGPTPVSALIHAATMVTAGIYMIARSNVLFDLAPMVQHVIAIVGLATAVVGALIAITQTDIKKVLAYSTVSQLGYMFLGLGVGAYDGAFFHVITHAFFKALLFLCAGSVIHALHHEQDMRHMGGLRKKLPVTFATMLIGTLAISGIPPLSGFFSKDEILAHVYEHNQIMWAVAVFTAFLTAFYMFRMLFLTFYGTYRGTHHAEEKIHESPKTLTIPLIVLAVLSTIGGLMGVPEVLGGNHWLSHWLSPVIHHHAEAGDHATEYMLMAVSVIGVLISITFAYVKYGKNGHVPVADEGKRPALASWSYHKFYIDELYDFIIRKPLDAFSTFFYKIVDRKIIDGIVNGFGWSATEASKGLRLVQSGNVGFYIFMMVVGIVSLLLYTYLSL
- a CDS encoding NADH-quinone oxidoreductase subunit N — its product is MNIIITITVTALLVLYAGLFNAKKALLPLTLIGLLTSLAFVFCSWNADESFYGMMRMDNFALAFSGITILGSIFIFLLTQNYFAKDSENVAEYFTLILFALAGIVIMVSYTNMAMLFIGIEIMSVSLYILAGIRKNNFASNEASLKYFLMGAFSTGFLLFGIALIYGATGSFSLPVISEYLLANYATVSPLFYPGLILMMIGMCFKIGAAPFHFWTPDVYEGAPSLITGFMSTVVKTAGFAAFLRLFAGTFAPLHDFWLPPLIVIVCLTLLIGNVTALFQKNFKRMLAYSSISHAGYLLFSLVTLTAHSANNVLVYAAAYTFASIAAFAVLILVKQKTGSDTFESFNGLAKKNPFTAFVLTIAMLSLSGIPLTAGFMGKYLMFLNVMNDYQVYLVGFAILNALVGFYYYFRVIVAMYFKDGHEVLLDTPMQYKVVLVLSLVITVFLGVYPSVILNLI
- a CDS encoding NuoM family protein, with protein sequence MEQLLILLILIPLLGALVTAFSGNGAKRVALVNAIVSLVLTLVMACSFVPDASTQFVFNYPWIADLGISFHGGVDGISMVTVLLTNVLIPIIILASYKHDYKNPAAFFALILFMQAGLLVVFTAMDAFLFYIGWEAALIPIYFICAIWGGKDRIKVNMKFFVYTIAGSLFMLMGIIYLYLQNPQHNFSIEAFYNLSLDAYQQGWIFWAFFIAFAIKMPIFPFHTWQPDTYTEAPAAGTMLLSGIMLKMGIYGVIRWLLPIVPLGVEEWKATVMILSVIGIVYASLIAFKQKNAKRLVAYSSIAHVGLIAAGIFAFNTQGLQGAMVQMLSHGINVVGLFFVLDIIYSRLQTNKIEELGGLAKVAPKLAITFLIIVLGTVALPGTNGFIGEFLLLMGVYQYGIWTVIFAGLTIIFGAVYMFRMYQGIMLGKTNELTIGFKDIEGVEKVVLYTICALIIILGVYPKPVLHLSEAAIQHLIEHINLKLTPVN